One stretch of Fictibacillus sp. b24 DNA includes these proteins:
- a CDS encoding glycoside hydrolase family 15 protein — translation MPRHLVLGNGNLLINLDEHLQIRDIYYPYVGQQNHVQGHVNRLGASINGSFSWLSSKEWIIEPGYHDDSLVTLSYARNNKEGVTLKIEDAVHQRENMFMRRITVHNESYEEKKIKLFFHQDLSIYENEVGDTAYYDPEKSVIIHYKKNRYFLFTASFDQKGIDQYTTGVKRFLSAEGTWKDAEDGHLHVNPIAQGSVDSTFSVEGIVPPHGKGDAYYALTVGKSREEVFSLYDYLMEIGPSLTLDKIDVYWRRWVNKTKVNPCNLSDELLNLYNRSLLIIRTQTNENGYIIAANDSDIQHYNRDHYSYMWPRDGALIAAAVAKAGFHGMVKNFYRRCADVLTKEGYLHHKYNPDGSIGSSWHPMINKDGASQLPIQEDETALVLWAFWEHYKETGDIEFAQSLYRSLVRPSARFLLQYMQDELDLPMPSYDLWEERRGIFTFTASSVYGGLMAAHSFATLFGEDDRAERYKNGADRIKAGMEKHLYDEGAGRFLRGIYLLDDNAYKKDFTMESSMYALFAFGVYPADDERVVRTMHQMNEELSIKSGVGGIARYTNDYYFQQTHDMARAPGNPWLICTLWLAKWHIQYAKSISDLERPHEILRWVQQHSFSTGVLPEQLHPFTGEALSVAPLTWSHATYVDVLKEYTKVYEKLSQNSLAR, via the coding sequence ATGCCAAGACATTTGGTTTTAGGTAACGGAAATTTATTAATCAATTTAGATGAGCATTTGCAGATCAGAGACATCTATTATCCTTACGTCGGTCAGCAAAATCATGTGCAGGGGCATGTTAACCGCTTAGGAGCCAGTATTAATGGCTCCTTTTCTTGGCTTTCCTCAAAAGAATGGATTATTGAGCCAGGATATCACGATGATTCACTTGTAACTCTTTCATATGCTAGAAACAATAAAGAAGGCGTGACCCTTAAAATAGAAGATGCCGTTCATCAAAGAGAAAACATGTTTATGCGCAGGATTACTGTTCACAATGAGTCGTATGAGGAAAAAAAGATTAAACTCTTTTTTCATCAGGATCTATCGATTTATGAAAATGAAGTTGGAGACACTGCCTATTATGATCCAGAAAAATCAGTGATCATCCACTATAAAAAGAATCGGTACTTTTTGTTTACTGCTTCTTTCGACCAAAAAGGGATTGACCAGTATACGACAGGTGTCAAACGATTCTTAAGTGCAGAAGGAACATGGAAAGATGCTGAGGATGGGCATCTACATGTGAACCCGATCGCACAGGGGTCAGTAGATAGTACTTTTTCTGTGGAAGGAATTGTTCCTCCTCATGGAAAAGGTGACGCATATTATGCGTTAACTGTTGGCAAAAGCAGAGAAGAAGTGTTTTCGCTATATGATTATCTCATGGAGATCGGACCTTCTTTAACCTTAGATAAAATCGACGTTTATTGGCGGAGATGGGTGAATAAAACGAAAGTTAACCCATGCAACCTATCTGATGAACTACTGAATCTATATAACCGCAGTTTACTCATCATACGTACTCAAACGAACGAGAACGGATATATCATAGCTGCTAATGATTCCGATATTCAGCATTATAATCGTGACCATTATAGCTATATGTGGCCAAGGGATGGTGCCTTAATAGCAGCAGCTGTTGCTAAGGCTGGTTTTCACGGCATGGTGAAAAACTTTTATCGTCGGTGTGCAGATGTTTTAACAAAAGAAGGCTATCTTCATCATAAATATAACCCTGATGGATCGATTGGATCATCTTGGCACCCTATGATTAACAAAGATGGTGCTAGTCAGCTGCCGATTCAGGAAGATGAAACCGCTCTTGTTCTGTGGGCGTTTTGGGAGCATTACAAAGAAACAGGAGATATTGAGTTTGCACAGTCTCTTTATCGATCACTTGTTAGGCCAAGTGCGAGATTTTTGCTTCAATATATGCAGGATGAATTAGATCTTCCTATGCCATCGTATGATTTATGGGAAGAAAGAAGAGGAATCTTTACCTTTACAGCTAGCAGTGTTTATGGCGGACTCATGGCAGCTCATTCATTCGCAACATTATTTGGTGAAGATGATCGTGCAGAACGGTATAAAAATGGTGCGGATCGTATAAAAGCAGGAATGGAAAAACATTTGTACGATGAAGGAGCAGGCAGATTTTTAAGAGGCATCTACTTATTAGATGATAATGCGTATAAGAAAGACTTTACCATGGAATCCAGTATGTATGCTCTCTTTGCATTTGGTGTTTATCCAGCTGATGATGAGCGAGTTGTTCGAACGATGCACCAGATGAATGAAGAGTTAAGCATTAAGTCAGGTGTAGGCGGAATTGCAAGATATACAAATGATTATTACTTTCAGCAAACGCATGATATGGCAAGAGCTCCAGGGAATCCTTGGCTTATCTGCACACTCTGGCTGGCAAAGTGGCATATTCAATACGCTAAGTCTATTTCTGACCTAGAACGAC